From Salarias fasciatus chromosome 8, fSalaFa1.1, whole genome shotgun sequence:
CTTTTATGCAGTGCAAAATCTGACAAGAATTCACCAATAAATTAAGTCCGTGTGCGCCGTGGCCgacgtccgtccgtccatccgtccggCCGGCCCTACATGAGCACGCAGCTCTTGGCCCGGTCCTTCCTCATGGCGGGCGGGCGCTCGTGAATCTCAGTCcgggggggctgctgggagacCCGCTTGAGGCCGCGGCGCGAGCCGGCGCGCTTGAGCTGGGGCCGGTGGATGCTGGAGACGGACGACAGGGTGGTGACGTGGAAGACGTCGCGGACGCTGTTCTCCGAGTACTTGGAGGTGCACTCGGCGTACGCCACGGCGCCGATCTGCCTCGCCAGGTTAGTGCCCTGGAACACAGAACAGAGCCAGAACACTGAGACACGACTCGAAGCCTTTTGTTTGGATCCGACTGCGGGCTCTAATCATACCGTCATTAGCGCTAATGACTAAAATATACAAATGTTTTGAGACAAATGATTTAATTATTTGAGTGAGCAAAATGACAATTTGCTCCGCACGCCGCTTCCAAATCCCAGAAACTGTGCCAGTTAGCTACATTTGATTAGTTGCCAAGTAACGACATgtaaatgacagaagaaaaagaaagaaaaaatcctTGTAATAAGTAAAATAAATCTGCCAGAGCGAGACGTGGAGCCTGTCTGCACGTCAACGCAAGAAAGCAGAGATGCTAGcgagttagcattagcttgaaAGCTAgaagtttgtaaaaacaaacacaattttttgattttttactgtattttgcgccagactgtttcattaaaatttactttatattgagattgtagtcattttcagtattaatttttcagttttgtcaaACTATCGACATTTTCAACATGGACGCTATGctaacaacaaagaaaatctttaaagtttaaattaaagccCACTGTTACTCTGTTGTACCGGTCCGGCTTACTCAAGAGGAAACTGGGCAGATTGTGGCCCTGGAGCTGAAATGACTGATATAGATATTAAATCTTTATCTTGACATTagtccttcctcctccagtctaGTTATTTAGCAAGACAACTACAATGCACGGTTTATGGTGCTGTTGATAATTTCACAGCACAAAATAAAGGTATTTTCTCTTCTGCTGCATTTTCTGTGAGAGTGTGGTGGATTACACAGGAAGCTGCCGTCACACAATCCGTCCCTGGTTCTTCCGTTGCACCGTGCGCGCTCATGTTCAGTATAACTCCCCGCTCGTAAAGCCGCGCTCTCCCAGGGGCCGGGGTGCCGATAGCCAGCCGGGGCGGACGGAAACCATCCTCCTCTCAGTTATGAAATATTCAGAGGCGATCGTTGGAAGTGGAAACGTGGAGGCTAAAAGCCGGGCTCATTCCCGGACGGCTCCACCTGTAAACGGCTTTTAAGTGTTTCCTCCTTTCCTGTGTGATGAAGATCACTCTGTAATAAAACAGGTGAACCGAGAATTTACTGtgattcagcaaaaaaacaCTTATGTTCCCTCGTCTTGGGTTCGACTTTCTTATTTTTGGATCATGAATATTTCTCTGGCGGTGGAGAAGGTGTTGAGCCGTCAGCGTGAGACGGACCATATTGAAGAGACGCCATATGGCCTGATATTATTCTGCCTCTGCGAGAGAACTATCCGGGAGGCTACATTATTTTTGCATTAGCGGAAAGGCTCCGGCACttgaagtatttattttgacGCCCCTAAGCCGATTACGGCCGCAGTCACGGTGTGTTTTTGCGGCTGACTGTGGAGACGTCGCTCCCTCCAGGGTTCACGTCAGCCGGTCAAGCGGCTGCGGCGTAAAAGACCTCGGCGGCTTTTTGAATGAAGAAAAGCTCTTTGGCTTTTACATACAGCGTCATCCACATCCAGCCCACGCACTGTAATTTATCATTTTCTACTCGATCAATGGAGTCTGATCACAGCGAGGCCAGTTATTACACTCCAGACATGGCCTGCTATGTTTGTTGCCAAgattaagggttttttttttcttcttcttctccaatACTTGAAAGACGATGTTCAGCTTCAAGTGCAGCCGGAGTGTTTGTCACTGCTCATTAGTCACTCTGAAGTCTGGCTGTGGTTAAAAATCTCAGTAATGAATGTGTTTCAATTTAATTAAAACTTGACTTGTTGCATAAGTGAACTTATAGAGATCTTTAAATGATCGAGTGAACTCAGTAAGTTTTGTCTCTATGATAACCAGGTTTTCTTCTAAAGATACTGAATCCTGCATGTATGCAGCTCAGCATTAATAACTAAATATTCAACAATAAGGGCCTGTTTATacagtgaaaatgcagctttattGCATTAACTGAACTTAAGCGCagtaaaaatacattaaaaccaTCTTTATCTATATTTTGGAAGTAAGAGGACAAAAGCATGAGACACCTGACAGAAGAGGAAATCTGGACCACATAATAAAAGTGAGCGCTGGCAGGGAAATTGGCGCCCACGAGGCTCCGAGCGGAGCAGATTACAGTCATGATGGAACCGATGGAGGAAACGTAAACACTCCTCATCCGACGCCTCATTCAAGCGTTTCAAGACGGGCAAACCGGAAGAAACGTCCCCCGACAGGAAACACTTTACTAAAGTACCTATTAACGTAACACAAGTATGTAATTCCCTGAATCCAAACGCAGTAGAAGACACGGCGGTGGTGAATCTCTCCTGCAGGTAAAGTCGAGGGAAACATGAAAAAGGTCCACGGCTTCAGCGAACTTGAAGAAAAACTCATTTCTTCCAGCAAACTTATCAGAGATCTTGACGAAGCAGTCCTGACGCCATTACTGACGGGACAATAAAGGTCGCTACCTCTGCTTCGTCAGAAGTACGGGGGAATAATAATTTGTTGACAAAGGGACGCCATGAAGTGGGaattcacatttacatgaaaataagCTATTAAAATTCATGTATGCCACCGCTCATTGCTCcaagacacaaacaaaactgCTGTATTATCGCACATCCGGCTATTTGTCTCCTGCTTTGTTCACTTCCAGCTCCTTTATACTTTATTAGTTATGATCTGAAGCCAATGACACACCTTAAATGTATTCCTGTTTGTCTTTATAAGGGAGGACGGTAAGAGGTGTGATTCGTTTGGATTCCGATAAAATTGTGTGTAAATCAGAGTTGCAAcgaaatacaatgaaaaattACAAAggacttcacaataaaagccatACGTCATGCATTTtccagacattgtgacactaaATTATGTAGATGCTgttcagtttttcacatttttcattggGCGATCCATCACCGGCGCCGGATTCACTCAGAATGAGATCATGAGCTGCAGCATAGCTCATGTTCCACCAGGGACGCTTTATTTTAGaggaaaatgtttgtttctccGGACGCCTCACCTGCTCGTGGGTGACGGGGATCAGTCTGTGTTTGGACAGCTCCCTCAGCACGTTGATGTCTGTCCTCATGTCCAGCTTGCAGCCCACCAGCACCACCTTGGCGTTGGGGCAGAACTCCTGCGTCTCTCCTTGCCACTGTCAACCCAAAGGACAAATACCGATCAGTGTCACGTTCAtcaatatatttcttttttccaaatggTCGGTTTCTTTATGATATAACTTGAGAAGTGCGGCCAGTTGGGACGACGAGGCCGAGTGGAAACCTTGAAAGTGGCCCAGCGTCGTGGGCAGTCTGCATGCATTCAGCCTCTCTTTTGAGCCGTGCCCATTCAGCTGCACAGCCTGGTTAGGACATAATTCCCCATTACCTGCTCATACCTCTGCATTTTTCAAGTCGTTTCTGTGATGAAACGGTCTCACGGCTTTGTCTGTTGAAAAGAGAAATCTGAATATCGACGGAGTGTTTGTGTTAGAACGCGGACGGAGCTTTTGTGAAGAACAATCCTGCACAAAAATGTACAGTTTTTAACGAATGCGCATCTCTATTAATGAAGTGCTCAAATTTCTGGAGATTAAACAGCCAACATTCCTCGTCCTTTcattgtttgaaatgttgtcTTACCACACGGCTTCAGGGAAAATAAGGAGGAATAAACACCAAGCTGTGGACTGCAGTGGCTTTGTGAGCGCGACTCGCTCGTGGTCCTACACTTCATaaagagaaacagaacagacaATAGGCCGGAGACGCAGACAAGACTGGAGCCATTAAACTCCTTCTCTAACCGGCTCCTTCTCGCTGTGGCTCCTTTCATTATCCCCTCGCTCCATGGCAGAGACCACCACTCTGAGCACTGTTGCTCCATTTGTTTCCTCTCACAAAgagattttctctctctctctctctctcctggatgCTCTCTGTTGTGCAGAGTGAGCCATCGCCTTTCAATAGGCCTGAACCGTGTGTGCAACTGGTGAACGGCAGCGATTTAGATGAGTCACAAAGGGCCCCCGGGACGAGCGGCGCATTGTCTGCGTCCATGCTGCGTACCGGCGAGCGGAGTTTGCTTTACCAAAAGGAGCAAAATTTAACTTgttcatgtgttgtttttcttcctgttaatCTCAACTGATGCGTTTCAGAAATATATGCGATCCACGTTGCCGCACTGTGAAAGTACGATGTGACTGGAGGAGAAGACAAACAGGCCATTTAATCCGACGTTTATTGGATCCGAGTGTACGGCTTGATGAATGTGTTGCATGATTGTATAATAACTTACATATAATATGCATCGAGTGAGAagctctgctcctttttccaagaaaacttttattttcttgcaGTAATTTgatatttcagtctgttttgttgcttctctgctcctttaatTTTGTTTCTATCGTGGATGCTCCAATCCCAAGGTGGGTGATCgatgtgtcaaagtgtccttgagcaaaacactCAACCCCATGACGAAGTCACgatcgtctgtgtgtgtgtgtgtgtgtgtatgtgtgtgtgtgagtatgaaCAAGGCTGACAGCATAAAGCACAATGAGGCAGCTGGAGCAGTGAAAAGTCCATTCGCTCTCTCTAGTCATGGTAAAATTGAATTTTATGCACAATAAGCTGAATAAAAATGTGGTATTTTGCAGCaagataaaacacatttatcccCATAATCTAATAACGACACAATGATCCTTCAGTTTAAACATACAGTGAGAATTATGTccatatttaaataaaagaaaatttgatCCAGCTGGAAAATAATGGATCTGATGCTTGAATAATTTATCGAAAAACAATGTCTAAAGTTTAAAATGTGCCTATTTCTGGAATGTCAAACATACGGGGGCCACATGCTGCCTGGTTTCATCTTCAGTGGGCCAAACCGGTAAATAGTGTCACAATAAcataaataataacaacaatctcaacatcaagccaattttaatgatactttctgatgcaaaatactgtaaaatgtgtggaaaaactTCTCCGATAGCTGTTGCATTAAGCATGTCTTTACAAACCAGTTTTGGctcacaggccttatgtttgacatccctaaTGAACGGCTTTACATTTTGGGAAAATACACTCCTTAAACGTTCTTAAAGTGCTTTAAGTAGTTTTGACAGCTTTTAAATTCACCGTTTATAAAGTGACGGAGGAAATCTGCATCCTGTGTAATCCCAAAAGATTCGGACTGGTTCAGAAAGTGTAATCTGTGGAAATGAATATGAATTTCAAAGACGTTGGGTGTGAAACCGTGAACAGACTGAGGTGAGCCTCTCATAATCTTTGAATCAAACGAATACTGGGAGGGAAACAAGATCAGcaaagaaaggaggagagatGTTGACAGGCTGCTGGTCTGAAACCTACAGGAGGAAAATAAGGACGAGAAAATGTTGCAGGGGGGGAAGATTGAGGCAATAATCAAGAAGTGATATCTGCACAGAGGCAGGGATAACATTTCAGACTCAGACAGCCTGACGTGGAAGATACGGAGATCGATGAGGAGATTGTGAAGGAAGAAAAGCCACGATAGGCGAGAATAAAGGAGACAAAAAAAGCGAAGCGATGAGGAGTTAAGGGCTGCGTTTACAGCAGAGCGATGCTGAGAGAGAGGAGCGGCGGGTGCAGAATCCGGCCGTCGTCTGAGAACGAGTCaatagaaaacatttaaatgagatTCTGAACTGATCCACTTCATCTCCGCTTTGAAAAGACTGACCCTTCAACGTGTCACTCTGGCATCCCGTGCACGCATCGTATCATCGAGCGTATTCACCGCAGCGCCAAAGGTCGCCCgccgaggtcaaaggtcaagttGGCTCTCGAGTGAAGCCCACGCCGATGTGGGAATTCGCCCGCCGTGCAGTACGGAGGGAGTGTGTGCGGACGGAGGGAGGTCAAACGTCTCGAATCCACAGAAAAATCCAAAatactttttcaaaaactttgtctaactaACTGTTTATGGATAACAGGGAGGTTTGAATGATTCAGTCTGTGAAGAATTCATTATTCGCCACCCTCACCCTCTTCAGACAACTCAGAAAATTACACATCTTTACCTTTTTCAGGACGCTGTCCAGCGTCTCCGGGCGGCTGATGTCGAAGCAGATGAGCACGGCGTCTGAGTCGGGGTAAGCCAGCGGCCGCACGTTGTCGTAGTAGGCCGAACCTGTGgggggagaaacacacacaaacacacaaacacacacacatgagcgACGCGTCCACGTGGACTGGATGCTGTCGAGTTACTTTGCCAAAGAGTTAACTTTTTATCACTAAGTGGGTCATTATGGAGCACATTTGGCAGTAATAACTATGATTAGCTGTAATTACCAAGAACTGAGGGACTCTGCAGATGACTGGGAGTGGGCGTgattcacatacacacacacacacacacacacacacacacacacacatagagaggCCTCGTTCACAAACCCCGGCCTGCATCTGGCCGCCTCCAAAAGCCCAGAGACAGACATGTGACAGTGATATAATGAACGGCCCACACAAAGCGTCACCTGGCGTCCCAGAGTGCCGTGTTTTGTTGCCGCCGGGGCCCCTTGATGAATTGGGCATTGTGACCTGGGCGAGGGGACACATTCCTATCCAGAGGGGACAACATTCCCTCCGCGTTTCCATCATTGTGTCCGACGCcgggtctttttcttttttttttgtcgccGTGCGCGGCGCGTTGGCAACCTCACAAAAACGCTTCCTACGGGAAATTCCCACCGAGGCTGTTTGAAACGGGAGAACATATAGCTCTcaagttgattttattttaaagaatctccacgttttatttaaaaactgtgaaatctCTTGAATGCGGGTTAAACGCTGTTGGTACTTTGGTCTTGAATTGCATGAACTAAAACAGACGCACTCTAAAATCCTGAATGATTGAATGAATAAAGGTCAGGTTACAGATGATTCTTGCCTTTACTGCAGAAAGCCAACTGATGCAGTTTCTAAGTCGTGATTATATAGTATTAGCAGATCAGGAATCCAACACACAGGTATGATTTTTGTGTGcatcaggattaaaaaaatgaaggaaaaaaaaaatgcagacactTTCTGTGGTGCTGTCAGATTTGGCCCCAAAGCAAATCGTACTTGTGGTCAAAAAATGTCAAACTAAAGGCCACGACCATTTCCCCCTCCCCGTCTCTTTGACTAATCCCCGCTCTCGGGTTTCACACATTTCCTAACACCACTTCCCATTTGATATTTCACTGCTTCGTAGGTGCAGAGCCACGCAAAATCGGGCTGATTAATGGAATAagtgaggaagagagacagtgagagaggAAGTAGACGTTAACACAAGCAAACGCATCAACCACCACGTTAGAAATTCCTTCAGGTTGACACAAGAGTGACACACAAGTAGAACAGAGGGGGAAACGGCGAGTAAACTTTATATTTAGAGGTATAAAATACTGCTGGCCTGGTGTGTGCAACAGGGCGGGATGCTATAAAAGAAGCCTTTAAATGCTGAGCGAACACTTCTGCAGGCGGCGCAGGTCTatggtttacagtcaggtcggcaccactccaagtcggccccggccaactcggcaccgccccgggatacagtcaactcggcatcaagccaagtcggcatcaagccaagtcggcatctcgccaagtcggcctcacgggcgggggggctctcgagtggccgagttggtcggtgcggacttgactgtaagctgcttaccaactcggccaaaagcgtctttctttttttttttaatcacgatggtggataatgtacctgggagcttcatgtttgacgtccgagtagcttagctacaagcgcgcagcgcttagcggctgtctggtcatgtgaccggtcccaaggcattctgggaatcgtagtgcagcgatgccggctgcgccgcgacgatttgcagtttttttcgtgccggcagcgccgcttctcctcacgtagcaggcaggggactggaggacaaactgtgtggttatggtgactgacaggttagaggtggagaatggacctggagcttcatggttgacgtcctgtttgaaccgagtagcttagctacgagcgcacagcgcgagcggctgtctggtcatgtgaccagatcatgtgaccggcatgtgatccgcgaacgctgcatgatcaaaccagtcgcctgcattataattttattgtaatgttctccacccctgaagtttggtcagccagtacaattaatttatttttacccaatcagtggaaacctagaaagaccgaagctgcatgacgaactcgatcatacttgttgtatttcatcccaaccacaacataatacctgtattgcattatgcttatgctgatttgttcatttctgatcaacattgttagtttatcagtcattattcttttctttaacaaacattgtcatttgcaaaagcatgtattttgttgtaaatgttgtttgcccgccatctagtgtgcgtcaacagtaatagcaactgggactgtaatatcaaacgattaccagtcgtacatgttaagctgttcatatggtttcttggcgttcataagctcataaacgtagccctccggtaaaatattatatacatttcatttcactgaaatgacggtcgtcatgtttacatttaaatcacgtgtcaaa
This genomic window contains:
- the LOC115393752 gene encoding rho-related GTP-binding protein RhoN-like, giving the protein MESNKGLLRCKIVVVGDTQCGKTALLHVFAKDSYPENYVATVFENYTASFEIEKQRIELNMWDTSGSAYYDNVRPLAYPDSDAVLICFDISRPETLDSVLKKWQGETQEFCPNAKVVLVGCKLDMRTDINVLRELSKHRLIPVTHEQGTNLARQIGAVAYAECTSKYSENSVRDVFHVTTLSSVSSIHRPQLKRAGSRRGLKRVSQQPPRTEIHERPPAMRKDRAKSCVLM